Proteins encoded by one window of Cannabis sativa cultivar Pink pepper isolate KNU-18-1 chromosome 4, ASM2916894v1, whole genome shotgun sequence:
- the LOC115713879 gene encoding probable leucine-rich repeat receptor-like protein kinase At1g35710, whose protein sequence is MKRAPITCFSLLLLLLHIFVISLLPLKVASSPRAQAEALIRWKNSLVVRPSSLNSWSNNNIGNLCNWTNVVCDDFIGEISQIDLSNMDLNGTLDQFNFAPLLNITVFNINNNKLAGSIPTAIGNLTKLTLLDLSDNYFEGEIPVEISQLSELQYLSLFNNSLEGPIPYQLTILPKVWYLSLGGNDLENSEWSKFSSMPSLTYLDIYLNMFNSTFPDFISKCRNLTFLDMSQNSWTGSIPESVFSNLIKLQSFNLTNNKFVGNLSSNIFKLSKLKHIHLQTNFLTGNIPSEIGLLHNLEVLELYENFFSGSIPSSIGQLKNLSQLKTLDLSSNNLTGPIPRSMWNLKSLIILSVGNNQLSGVLPVNISRLKNLEVLSLFANNYIGSIPLEIGNLKKLISLVLSRNQLTGHIPTSLWNLKSLIILQLFKNNLVGTIPPEIGNLKLLSAFDVSINHLSGALPINISRLSNLEKLYALRNNFTGSIPLEIGNLKKLKHLYLSQNHLTGPIPSTLCNLKNLTDLQLYENNLVGTIPREIGNLEFLTYFDVGSNQLSGELPLNISRLSNLVLFSVFNNKFTGRIPRDFGKSIPILNFVAFGNNNFFGHLPQGLCKGFNLKYFSVSNNSFTGTLPECLRNCTKLERVRLDGNQFVGNITNAFHVHPDLDSIFLNNNQFIGHVSSSWGQCQNLTRLQMGQNKISGKIPPELGSLAKLKILSLESNRLIGPIPTQLGNLKLLYQLNLSNNNLTGVIPTSLSNLSGLEHLDLSTNNLAGEIPDRLGNCERLLSLNLSHNMLSSEIPPELGNLVSLRSVLDLSSNLLVGEIPSSLSKLTMLEMLNISHNHLSGSIPQSFSNLISISHIDFSYNNLRGPIPTGAIFQNASKSVYDGNLGLCGKATGLEPCRRHRNKISNGLILVIGLVCGLVLFSIVIIITLILCHKFKVFDKHKKDSNKNDTHQSLIWEKEAKFTFGEIVEATEDFDDKYCIGKGGFGTVYKAILRSQELVLAVKRLHMSDSSDIPEVSRTSFQNEIRALTEVRHRNIVKLYGFCSRNNGLYLVYKYANKGSLAKVLYDSTDLDWDSKVKIVQGLAHAISYLHHDCSPPILHRDVSLNNVLLDSDFVPILSDFGTARLLIPNSSIWTNVVGSYGYMAPGNYYFTQY, encoded by the coding sequence ATGAAAAGAGCTCCAATAACTtgtttctctcttcttcttcttcttcttcatatttttgTGATTTCATTACTTCCATTGAAGGTTGCTTCCTCACCAAGAGCACAAGCAGAGGCTCTTATAAGATGGAAGAACAGCTTGGTGGTGAGACCATCTTCTCTGAACTCATGGTCCAACAATAACATTGGCAATCTTTGCAACTGGACTAATGTTGTATGTGATGATTTTATTGGAGAAATCTCGCAAATAGATCTCTCCAACATGGACCTCAATGGGACATTGGATCAGTTCAACTTCGCTCCATTACTTAACATCACCGTCTtcaacatcaacaacaacaaactCGCTGGTTCGATACCAACAGCCATTGGTAATCTCACCAAGCTCACTTTGTTAGACTTGAGTGACAATTATTTTGAAGGAGAAATTCCAGTGGAGATAAGCCAATTGTCAGAGCTTCAATATTTGAGTCTCTTCAACAATTCTCTTGAGGGGCCAATACCTTACCAACTCACCATTCTACCAAAGGTATGGTATTTATCACTTGGAGGTAATGATTTGGAGAATTCTGAGTGGTCTAAATTTTCAAGCATGCCTTCCTTAACTTACcttgatatttatttgaatatgtTTAATTCAACATTCCCAGATTTCATATCGAAGTGTAGGAACTTGACCTTCCTTGACATGTCTCAAAACAGTTGGACTGGCTCAATTCCAGAATCTGTGTTTTCCAATTTGATCAAACTCCAATCTTTCAATCTCACGAATAACAAATTTGTGGGAAATTTGTCGTctaatatttttaaactttCTAAGCTCAAACACATTCATTTACAAACTAATTTTCTCACCGGTAATATTCCTAGTGAAATTGGTCTTTTGCATAATCTTGAGGTTCTTGAACTGTATGAAAATTTCTTTAGTGGGAGTATTCCTTCTTCTATTGGCCAACTGAAAAATCTATCACAACTTAAGACATTGGATCTTTCTTCTAACAATCTCACGGGTCCAATTCCAAGATCTATGTGGAACCTCAAAAGCCTCATCATTTTGTCTGTAGGTAACAACCAACTGTCAGGAGTGTTGCCAGTTAATATTTCTAGGCTTAAAAATTTGGAGGTGTTATCTCTTTTCGCCAATAATTACATTGGTTCAATTCCTTTGGAAATTGGAAACTTGAAAAAACTTATAAGTTTGGTTCTTTCTAGGAACCAGCTCACAGGTCATATTCCAACTTCTCTATGGAACCTCAAAAGCCTCATTATTCTCCAACTTTTCAAAAACAATTTGGTTGGAACAATCCCACCAGAGATTGGAAATCTAAAACTCCTGTCAGCTTTTGATGTATCTATCAACCACTTATCTGGAGCCCTACCAATTAATATTTCAAGGCTAAGTAACTTGGAGAAATTGTATGCATTAAGAAATAATTTTACTGGTTCTATTCCTTTAGAGATTGGAAACTTAAAGAAACTAAAGCACTTGTATCTTTCTCAAAACCATCTCACGGGTCCTATTCCATCCACGCTATGTAACCTCAAAAACCTCACCGATTTGCAACTTTACGAAAACAATCTAGTTGGAACCATCCCACGAGAGATTGGAAATCTAGAATTCCTCACATATTTTGATGTGGGCTCCAATCAATTATCAGGAGAGTTGCCACTAAATATTTCTCGTCTTAGTAACTTGGTGCTTTTCTctgtttttaataataaattcacTGGGAGAATACCTAGAGACTTTGGGAAGAGCATTCCTATTTTGAACTTTGTTGCATTTGGAAACAACAACTTCTTTGGACATTTGCCACAAGGTTTGTGTAAGGGGTTCAATCTAAAATATTTTAGTGTAAGCAACAATAGCTTTACAGGGACATTGCCCGAGTGCTTGAGAAATTGCACCAAATTAGAAAGAGTGAGGCTTGATGGGAATCAATTCGTAGGAAACATTACCAATGCTTTTCATGTTCACCCAGATCTTGATTCCATATTCTTAAACAACAACCAATTCATCGGCCATGTGTCAAGCTCATGGGGACAATGTCAGAATCTCACTAGATTACAGATGGGTCAAAATAAAATCTCCGGTAAGATCCCTCCAGAACTCGGGAGTTTGGCAAAGTTGAAAATTTTGAGTCTAGAGTCCAATAGATTGATTGGGCCAATTCCAACTCAATTGGGAAATCTTAAACTTTTATACCAGCTTAATCTCAGCAATAATAATCTGACAGGGGTAATCCCTACGAGTCTATCAAACTTGAGTGGGCTAGAGCATCTTGATTTGTCGACAAACAATTTAGCAGGTGAAATACCAGATAGGTTAGGTAATTGTGAAAGATTGTTGAGCTTAAACCTCAGTCACAATATGTTATCTAGTGAAATACCACCAGAGCTTGGAAATTTGGTATCTTTGCGTTCTGTATTGGATCTTAGCAGTAATTTACTTGTTGGAGAGATACCCTCAAGCCTGTCGAAGCTTACAATGCTAGAGATGCTCAACATCTCTCATAACCACCTCTCAGGTAGTATTCCACAATCATTTTCCAACCTAATAAGCATAAGTCACATTgatttttcttacaacaaccTAAGGGGTCCAATCCCGACTGGAGCCATTTTCCAAAATGCTTCAAAAAGTGTTTATGATGGAAATCTTGGATTGTGTGGAAAAGCTACAGGACTTGAGCCTTGCAGAAGGCATAGAAACAAAATAAGCAATGGTCTTATTTTGGTTATTGGTCTTGTTTGTGGTCTAGTTCTATTTTCTATTGTCATTATAATCACTCTCATATTGTGTCATAAATTCAAAGTGTTTGATAAGCACAAAAAAGATTCCAACAAAAATGACACGCATCAATCATTGATATGGGAGAAGGAAGCAAAATTCACATTTGGAGAAATTGTAGAGGCAACTGAAGACTTTGACGACAAGTACTGCATTGGAAAAGGAGGCTTTGGCACCGTTTACAAGGCTATATTAAGATCACAAGAGCTAGTTCTTGCGGTTAAGCGGTTGCACATGTCAGATTCGAGTGACATTCCAGAAGTTAGTCGCACAAGTTTCCAGAATGAGATTCGAGCTCTGACTGAAGTCCGACATCGAAACATCGTAAAACTTTACGGGTTCTGTTCCAGAAACAATGGTTTGTATTTGGTGTATAAGTATGCAAACAAGGGTAGTCTTGCTAAAGTATTATATGACTCAACAGATCTTGATTGGGATTCAAAGGTGAAGATAGTTCAAGGATTGGCCCATGCAATCTCATACTTGCACCATGACTGTTCTCCACCAATCCTTCATCGCGACGTATCCTTGAACAATGTACTACTCGACTCGGATTTCGTTCCCATATTGTCAGACTTTGGCACAGCTCGATTGTTGAttcctaactcatctatttggACAAATGTTGTTGGATCCTACGGCTACATGGCCCCGGGTAATTACTATTTTACTCAATATTAA